The Neodiprion virginianus isolate iyNeoVirg1 chromosome 5, iyNeoVirg1.1, whole genome shotgun sequence genome contains a region encoding:
- the LOC124305902 gene encoding cytochrome P450 6k1-like: protein MHRRIELFEIRLYQVMTAAILSWLSNSLSVVLIVVGIFYAYAKYKLNYWKRRGVPSPPTHFIFGNFKDAVFFKTSPPQIMAKIQEQAGEDTPFVGFHIFHRPCLIVKDPDLIRTILIKDFEAFPNRHFAKHAKRDIPGSQNLFSMNNPKWKYVRSKITPTLTSVKLKKMVPLMIETAREMLKYIDSHPADSHSRKAMKMRDTSSKYTTDIISSLAFGIQTNSFLHPEPEFRTRGRKLFDITLRRTLSLFVMFFFSELSDMLRTSMLGESEKFFRDIFWASVHAREESGKHRGDLIDSLIQLKNAEQVSDFEFSGDHLFAQSAIFFVAGHETSSLTMAFTLFELAKNPEIQKRARQDVRYQLKKHGVTQEAFQEMKYLNQVISETLRMYPPAPIIDRVAERDYKIPGSDLVIEKGTPVYVPLLGLHYNPKYHPEPWKFDPDRFSDERKKSLVPMTYMPFGEGPRYCVGQRIGQLQSLIGLGMILSEYEISLNPDIDTVVSPKSIFLAPSNDINLILKKDTPNVSN from the exons TCTTTATCAAGTCATGACGGCGGCAATTCTATCTTGGCTCAGCAACAGCCTTAGCGTTGTTCTTATTGTGGTCGGTATATTTTACGCGTATGCAAAATACAAGCTGAATTACTGGAAGAGACGCGGAGTTCCTTCGCCTCCAACACAtttcatttttggaaatttcaaaGATGCGGTATTCTTCAAAACGTCACCACCTCAGATCATGGCCAAAATACAGGAGCAGGCCGGAGAGGATACACCCTTTGTTGGGTTTCACATTTTCCACAGACCGTGCTTGATTGTGAAAGATCCTGATCTAATAAGAACCATCTTGATCAAAGACTTCGAGGCATTTCCTAATCGTCATTTTGCTAAACATGCCAAAAGAGATATCCCTGGTTCTCAGAACTTATTTTCCATGAATAATCCGAAGTGGAAATACGTGAGGTCTAAGATAACGCCGACATTAACGtctgtgaaattgaaaaaaatggtaccTCTGATGATTGAAACTGCTCGAGAAATGCTGAAATACATCGATTCACATCCTGCTGATAGTCATTCGAGGAAAGCTATGAAAATGAGAGATACAAGTTCGAAATACACAACTGATATAATTTCTTCGCTAGCTTTCGGAATTCAAACAAACTCGTTTCTGCATCCTGAACCAGAATTTCGAACTCGGG GTCGCAAGTTATTTGACATAACTCTACGTCGCACGCTCTCCTTATTCgtaatgtttttcttttccgagCTGTCTGATATGTTGAGAACGTCGATGCTGGgcgaatctgaaaaatttttcagagatATTTTCTGGGCCTCTGTACATGCACGAGAAGAATCGGGCAAGCATCGAGGAGACCTCATCGATTCTCTTatacaattgaaaaatgcCGAGCAGGTGTCCGATTTTG AATTTAGCGGGGATCACCTCTTCGCACAATCGGCAATCTTCTTCGTTGCTGGTCACGAAACCAGCTCACTGACGATGGCGTTCACTCTTTTCGAGTTGGCAAAAAACCCAGAAATACAAAAACGAGCTCGTCAAGATGTCCGGTACCAGTTGAAGAAGCACGGTGTTACACAGGAGGCTTTCCAAGAGATGAAATACCTCAACCAGGTGATATCGGAAACATTACGGATGTACCCACCAGCTCCAATCATAGACAGAGTTGCAGAGAGAGACTATAAG ATTCCTGGTAGCGACCTCGTTATCGAAAAGGGAACCCCGGTCTACGTTCCGCTTCTCGGATTGCATTACAACCCTAAATATCATCCAGAACCTTGGAAATTCGACCCGGACAGGTTCAGTGATGAGCGCAAAAAGTCCCTTGTACCCATGACGTATATGCCCTTCGGAGAAGGACCCAGATACTGTGTCG gTCAGAGGATTGGACAATTGCAATCGCTGATAGGCCTGGGTATGATTCTAAGCGAATACGAAATAAGTTTAAACCCGGATATCGATACGGTCGTAAGTCcgaaatcaatatttttggCACCGTCAAACGACATAAACTTGATATTAAAGAAAGACACTCCGAACGTGTCCAACTAA